Proteins from a single region of Natrinema salifodinae:
- the hypD gene encoding hydrogenase formation protein HypD: protein MSETPPGGPTGDVPTGDGENELEFRDPEKARAIADALEELGEGLEDPPATIMHVCGSHEQSIAKFGIRSMLPNSVRLIMGPGCPVCITDMPEVDEAVALAESGVTVATYGDMLKVPGTTKSLDDARAEGTDVRIVYSAADVVDIAEEEDGEVVFFATGFETTAAPTAAVVLDDPPANLSILSAHKYVPPAMEIVAEMPDTDIQGYLAAGNAAIITGSGIFEDLVDRHELPVVVGGFEPLDILAGIAKLVEMISDGEAAVENAYPRCVTREGNRPAQEQLWEVFEAVGGQWRGIADIPGANLVLRDEYAECNARERFDIDTGHLEDDDTSRLADDCICGDIMSGTAEPTDCDMFGEECTPDDPVGACMVSSEGTCKIWHEYGGRPDI from the coding sequence ATGTCTGAGACGCCACCAGGAGGTCCGACGGGGGACGTTCCGACCGGCGACGGCGAGAACGAACTCGAGTTCCGCGACCCGGAGAAGGCACGAGCGATCGCCGACGCGCTCGAGGAACTGGGCGAGGGTCTCGAGGATCCGCCGGCGACCATCATGCACGTCTGTGGCAGCCACGAACAATCGATCGCCAAGTTCGGCATCCGCAGTATGCTACCGAACTCGGTCCGACTCATCATGGGACCGGGCTGTCCAGTCTGTATCACCGATATGCCGGAGGTCGACGAGGCGGTCGCGCTCGCCGAGTCCGGCGTCACGGTTGCGACGTACGGCGACATGCTGAAAGTGCCGGGGACGACGAAGTCGCTCGACGATGCGCGCGCCGAAGGGACCGACGTCCGAATCGTTTACAGCGCCGCCGACGTCGTCGATATCGCTGAAGAGGAAGACGGCGAGGTGGTCTTCTTCGCTACCGGGTTCGAGACGACGGCCGCCCCGACCGCGGCGGTCGTGCTCGACGATCCGCCGGCGAACCTGTCGATCCTCTCGGCGCACAAGTACGTCCCGCCGGCGATGGAAATCGTCGCGGAGATGCCCGACACCGACATTCAGGGCTACCTCGCCGCGGGCAACGCCGCGATCATCACCGGCTCTGGGATCTTCGAGGATTTGGTCGACCGCCACGAGCTGCCGGTCGTCGTCGGTGGATTCGAACCGCTCGATATTCTCGCCGGCATCGCCAAGTTGGTCGAGATGATCAGCGACGGCGAGGCGGCAGTCGAGAACGCCTATCCCCGGTGCGTGACGCGGGAGGGGAACCGGCCCGCTCAGGAACAGCTCTGGGAGGTGTTCGAAGCCGTCGGCGGCCAGTGGCGCGGCATCGCTGACATTCCGGGTGCCAACCTCGTCCTCCGCGACGAGTACGCCGAGTGTAACGCTCGCGAGCGGTTCGATATCGACACCGGCCACCTCGAAGACGATGATACATCGCGACTCGCTGACGATTGCATCTGCGGCGACATCATGTCCGGGACAGCCGAGCCGACCGACTGCGACATGTTCGGCGAGGAGTGTACCCCGGACGATCCCGTCGGAGCCTGTATGGTGAGCAGCGAGGGAACCTGCAAGATCTGGCACGAGTACGGGGGTCGACCGGATATATGA
- a CDS encoding ATP-binding protein yields the protein MKIAVSGKGGSGKTTVSGTLARAFAADGYDVLAIDDDENPNLALTLGIPREREVAPIPGDLLERVQTPDGETELELAKTPGEIIDDYGVEAPDGIQLLKMGEVEHAGSGCMCRAHSTAREVLSEVVEDRDEVTVMDMVAGVEHLGRGTAKDVDTLLVVVEPYYKSLETGQRTRDLADELDIPDVRVVANKVRDDHDREAIEEFCAENGLEIATVVPYDDAIRRADQEGAAPIDQDPDAPGASAIRELADDLLETYT from the coding sequence ATGAAGATCGCAGTCTCGGGTAAGGGCGGTTCCGGAAAGACTACCGTCTCGGGAACGCTCGCACGGGCATTCGCCGCGGACGGATACGACGTATTGGCGATCGACGACGATGAGAACCCGAACCTCGCGCTTACGCTGGGTATCCCGCGCGAACGCGAGGTCGCACCGATCCCCGGCGACCTGCTCGAGCGGGTCCAGACACCGGACGGTGAGACGGAACTCGAACTCGCGAAGACGCCGGGTGAGATCATCGACGACTACGGCGTCGAGGCACCTGACGGGATCCAGTTGCTCAAGATGGGTGAGGTCGAGCACGCGGGCAGCGGTTGCATGTGCCGCGCCCACTCGACCGCCCGCGAAGTGCTCTCCGAGGTCGTCGAGGACCGCGACGAGGTGACCGTGATGGACATGGTCGCCGGCGTCGAGCACCTGGGCCGGGGTACGGCAAAGGACGTGGATACGCTGCTAGTCGTCGTCGAACCGTACTACAAGTCGCTCGAGACGGGCCAGCGGACCCGCGACCTCGCCGACGAACTCGACATTCCCGACGTTCGCGTCGTCGCGAACAAGGTGCGCGACGACCACGATCGAGAGGCCATCGAGGAGTTCTGCGCTGAGAACGGCCTCGAGATCGCCACCGTCGTCCCGTACGACGACGCCATCCGCCGCGCGGATCAGGAAGGGGCCGCGCCGATCGATCAGGATCCCGACGCGCCGGGGGCCAGCGCCATCCGAGAGCTGGCCGACGACCTGCTCGAGACTTACACCTGA
- a CDS encoding GYD domain-containing protein gives MPTYIALHNHRKEGSQTIKQLPERLEQATEIAHSMDCDVEYYLTNGQYDSAVIVDAPDERTAKQLALGVTSTGTVTTEFQRAFHESELEDLTNGIPTP, from the coding sequence ATGCCAACCTATATCGCGCTTCACAATCACCGAAAGGAGGGTTCGCAGACGATCAAACAGCTGCCTGAGCGACTCGAGCAGGCCACGGAAATCGCACACTCGATGGACTGCGACGTCGAGTACTACCTCACCAACGGCCAGTACGACTCCGCAGTCATCGTTGATGCGCCCGACGAACGGACTGCGAAACAATTAGCGCTCGGTGTCACCAGTACCGGAACTGTGACGACCGAGTTCCAGCGGGCATTTCACGAATCCGAACTCGAGGATTTAACCAACGGAATCCCCACGCCGTGA
- a CDS encoding metallophosphoesterase, which produces MTDDAGDRVYYVISDLHIGGDEQLGQVDFLDELLDFLERLETTDEDAELIINGDAFGLWEFTEIEGLEKFDVLVEKYPALFEQFHATGESIPITLQPGNHDHELAAYDEYVERLAEYNVDLVRSESITRSVGDRTIWFEHGHQRDLNNRIEDFGNPHATPMGYFYNTHVTSRAGQLSDRGRYNWLKDVQAVTPTERMPRWLVSKYFYREMNPFLRYAAVPFLLLFNASVVLAMLAGLDLAGVWTMPVETADAFLDRFGLAGAAVHLLLTINAVIVGLLLLVGIPVYFLLRDVRETVDRFGIAETDLTVDPEAPYERAAREVFADHPDTAVFCYGHTHRPSMREVEDRLVVNTGTWLKRLHRRDVVTGHLPPVFYPSYQLCVVRIEANPEGVAVEFEEIEKSSPTATELTLTERLLTLGRAPDPELPDRAVVEEAVDESALERSSERSDAVS; this is translated from the coding sequence ATGACGGACGACGCCGGCGACCGGGTCTATTACGTGATCAGCGACCTCCACATCGGCGGCGACGAGCAACTCGGACAGGTCGATTTCCTCGACGAATTGCTCGACTTCCTCGAGCGGTTGGAAACGACCGACGAGGACGCGGAACTGATCATCAACGGGGACGCGTTCGGCCTCTGGGAGTTCACTGAGATCGAGGGACTGGAAAAGTTCGACGTCCTGGTCGAGAAGTATCCGGCACTGTTCGAACAGTTCCACGCGACCGGCGAGTCAATTCCGATCACGCTGCAACCGGGCAACCACGACCACGAACTCGCCGCCTACGACGAGTACGTCGAACGCCTCGCCGAGTACAACGTCGACCTCGTCCGGTCCGAGTCGATTACCCGGTCAGTCGGCGACCGAACGATCTGGTTCGAACACGGCCACCAGCGGGATCTCAACAATCGAATTGAGGACTTCGGCAATCCGCACGCGACGCCGATGGGATACTTCTACAACACGCACGTGACGAGCCGGGCCGGCCAGCTGTCCGACCGGGGCCGGTACAACTGGTTGAAAGACGTGCAGGCGGTCACACCGACCGAGCGGATGCCGCGCTGGCTCGTCTCGAAGTACTTCTACCGCGAGATGAACCCCTTCCTGCGGTACGCCGCGGTCCCGTTCCTGTTGCTGTTCAACGCCAGCGTCGTCCTCGCGATGCTCGCGGGGCTCGATCTGGCCGGCGTCTGGACGATGCCGGTCGAAACGGCCGACGCATTCCTCGATCGGTTCGGTCTGGCAGGCGCGGCCGTTCACCTGCTACTCACGATCAACGCGGTGATCGTCGGATTGCTATTGCTCGTCGGGATTCCCGTCTATTTCCTGCTTCGGGATGTCAGGGAGACGGTCGACCGGTTCGGAATCGCCGAGACGGACCTCACGGTCGATCCCGAAGCGCCGTACGAGCGAGCCGCCCGCGAGGTCTTTGCCGACCATCCGGACACGGCCGTCTTCTGCTACGGGCATACCCACCGACCGTCGATGCGGGAAGTCGAGGACAGGCTGGTCGTCAACACCGGGACCTGGCTGAAGCGGCTCCACCGCCGGGACGTCGTCACCGGGCACCTCCCCCCGGTCTTCTATCCGTCGTATCAGCTGTGTGTCGTCCGCATCGAAGCCAACCCCGAGGGCGTCGCGGTCGAATTCGAGGAGATCGAGAAATCGAGTCCGACCGCGACAGAACTCACGCTCACGGAGCGGCTGCTCACGCTGGGTCGGGCGCCGGATCCTGAATTACCCGACCGAGCGGTCGTCGAGGAAGCGGTGGATGAGTCGGCCCTCGAGCGCTCGAGTGAGCGGTCCGATGCGGTCTCGTAA
- a CDS encoding winged helix-turn-helix domain-containing protein, with protein MIDAFKVLSDETRLAILLALWDGYEPFAGDDALSFSELLDRVDYDTSGNFSYHLQKLEDHFVESTPEGYRLKQAGHKIVRAVIAGRGLTDATLEPTEIDADCTICGEPLAIAYEDEHLYTICSGCGGKFGADSEKLPGTVMGFAFDPAGLARPTAEEIFAASVFRAMQKFTMQMGGLCPDCSGPVDSSMNICEEHSPNGICSNCGRRDQVQARWVCTVCKNSGHGPPGGNLVLHPRVVAFYADRGLDIGYDATDFETIVEVLEAMSNHDQEVVSAEPPRVRVTVRYRGDELRLLIDESMNVITVED; from the coding sequence GTGATCGACGCGTTCAAAGTACTAAGCGACGAGACCCGTCTGGCCATCTTGCTAGCGCTGTGGGATGGCTACGAGCCGTTCGCCGGCGACGACGCGCTGTCGTTCTCGGAGTTGCTCGACCGAGTGGACTACGACACCTCCGGGAACTTCAGCTATCATCTCCAAAAGTTGGAGGATCACTTCGTGGAGTCGACGCCCGAAGGGTATCGGTTGAAGCAGGCCGGCCACAAGATCGTCCGTGCGGTAATCGCTGGCAGGGGACTCACGGACGCCACACTCGAACCGACCGAAATCGACGCCGACTGCACGATATGCGGCGAACCGCTCGCTATCGCGTACGAGGACGAGCACCTATACACAATCTGTAGCGGGTGCGGCGGGAAATTCGGCGCTGACAGCGAGAAACTTCCGGGGACAGTCATGGGGTTCGCGTTTGATCCGGCCGGCCTAGCACGTCCGACCGCCGAGGAAATCTTCGCCGCCTCGGTATTCCGCGCGATGCAGAAGTTCACCATGCAGATGGGCGGCCTGTGCCCCGACTGCTCTGGGCCGGTCGATAGTTCGATGAACATCTGTGAGGAACACTCACCGAACGGAATTTGTTCGAACTGCGGACGAAGAGACCAGGTCCAAGCACGTTGGGTCTGTACCGTCTGCAAGAATTCCGGACACGGTCCACCGGGGGGAAACCTGGTTTTGCATCCGCGCGTCGTGGCGTTCTATGCGGACCGCGGACTCGATATCGGATACGACGCGACCGATTTCGAGACGATCGTCGAGGTTCTGGAAGCGATGTCGAATCACGATCAAGAGGTCGTTTCCGCGGAACCGCCACGCGTCCGCGTCACCGTCCGCTACAGGGGCGACGAACTACGACTACTGATCGACGAATCGATGAACGTGATAACGGTCGAAGACTAG
- the hypF gene encoding carbamoyltransferase HypF, which translates to MERATVRVTGVVQSVGFRPFIYRRAVDHDLRGTVRNLGDAGVRIELEGSVEGVDAFLADLRERSPPLASVETVRVDRESVVDPAFGTFEIVDSADGGSDAAGGGTIPPDTATCERCLADIRDPDSRYHDYWATSCVDCGPRFTVVESLPFDRPTSSMAAFPMCDACREEYEDPADRRYHAQTIACPNCGPTLRYGRFPVDTGTVDVSSTDSSAPAEGRDPFPDELDAPTDDRAAIESAAEALGRGETVVLKGIGGAHLACDATDADAVERLRKRTGRPAKPFAVMAPDAGAAASFVDLSETERAALESPRRPILLVERNRSRSPADSNGDDDRLASGIAPGLHTVGVMLPYSGVHHLLFDAIDGPLVMTSANHPGKPMLTANGPLVDGLADVADGALLHDRRIVARCDDTVARVVDGDRRLVRRSRGFTPVPVPLDLEGVEPGSTSVLGTGPELDVTAGVLHEGDCYLTQYIGDVDDLDTFAYFEDAVDHLLDVTGLECPSIIAHDSHPEFNTTDYASRLIADGTVDRSVAVQHHHAHAASVLAEHGRERAIALTLDGAGYGPDGTVWGGEVLDTSVANYERVAGLTPVPMPGGDRATRHPGRLTAGLLYANRTDTDAVERTLVRRDVPFPGGFEERNLVCQQLAAGVNTPATSSAGRFLDAVSALLGVCSERRYEGEPAMELEAVAAGGTAIDVDVPFARVDDRPAVDTPVLFDDLVELIEEGRPPADVAATAQAALARGLATLAVDAASNRNRDAVALTGGVAYNDRIATRIRERVTEAGLAFLGNERVPPGDGGIAYGQVAVATARASQE; encoded by the coding sequence ATGGAACGCGCCACCGTCCGCGTGACCGGCGTCGTCCAGAGCGTCGGGTTTCGGCCGTTCATCTACCGACGAGCGGTCGACCACGACCTGCGGGGAACGGTCCGCAACCTCGGTGATGCCGGCGTTCGCATCGAACTCGAAGGATCGGTCGAGGGGGTCGACGCGTTTCTCGCGGATCTACGGGAGCGCTCGCCGCCGCTCGCGAGCGTGGAAACGGTCCGCGTCGATCGGGAGTCGGTTGTCGATCCCGCGTTCGGGACCTTCGAGATCGTCGACTCCGCCGACGGCGGTAGTGACGCCGCCGGTGGTGGTACGATCCCGCCGGACACGGCCACCTGCGAGCGGTGCCTCGCCGACATTCGCGATCCGGATTCGCGGTATCACGATTACTGGGCGACCTCCTGCGTCGACTGCGGGCCACGGTTCACCGTCGTCGAGTCGTTGCCGTTCGACCGGCCGACGTCGTCAATGGCGGCGTTTCCGATGTGCGACGCCTGCCGCGAGGAGTACGAGGATCCGGCCGACCGCCGATATCACGCTCAGACGATCGCGTGTCCGAACTGCGGTCCGACGCTCCGCTACGGCCGATTTCCCGTCGATACCGGCACCGTCGATGTCTCGTCGACCGACTCGAGCGCGCCGGCTGAGGGACGCGATCCGTTTCCCGACGAACTCGATGCGCCGACCGACGACCGCGCGGCGATCGAGAGCGCCGCCGAGGCGCTCGGTCGCGGGGAAACGGTCGTGCTGAAGGGGATCGGCGGAGCGCACCTCGCCTGCGACGCGACCGACGCCGACGCGGTCGAACGGCTCCGCAAGCGGACCGGCCGTCCCGCGAAACCGTTCGCCGTCATGGCGCCGGACGCCGGCGCGGCCGCCTCGTTCGTGGACCTCTCGGAGACCGAACGGGCGGCGCTCGAATCACCTCGCCGGCCGATCCTGCTGGTCGAACGGAACCGATCTCGATCGCCGGCTGATTCGAACGGCGATGACGACCGGCTCGCGTCCGGCATTGCACCCGGGCTCCACACCGTCGGCGTGATGCTTCCGTACTCGGGCGTCCACCACCTCCTGTTCGATGCGATCGACGGGCCGCTGGTGATGACCTCCGCGAACCACCCGGGAAAGCCGATGCTGACCGCCAACGGACCGCTGGTCGACGGCCTCGCCGACGTCGCCGACGGCGCTCTCCTCCACGATCGGCGCATCGTCGCCCGCTGTGACGATACCGTCGCCCGCGTCGTCGACGGCGACCGACGCCTCGTTCGACGGTCACGCGGGTTTACCCCGGTACCCGTTCCCCTCGACCTCGAGGGCGTCGAGCCGGGATCGACTTCCGTCCTCGGAACAGGGCCGGAACTCGACGTGACCGCTGGCGTCCTCCACGAGGGCGACTGCTATCTCACTCAGTATATCGGAGACGTCGACGATCTCGACACCTTCGCGTATTTCGAGGACGCAGTCGATCACCTGCTCGACGTCACGGGGTTGGAATGTCCGTCGATCATCGCCCACGACTCCCACCCCGAGTTCAACACCACCGACTACGCGAGCCGGTTGATCGCAGACGGGACCGTCGACCGCAGTGTCGCGGTCCAGCACCACCACGCTCACGCCGCGAGCGTGCTCGCCGAACACGGTCGCGAGCGCGCGATCGCACTGACGCTCGACGGCGCGGGCTACGGCCCGGACGGCACCGTCTGGGGCGGCGAGGTGCTGGACACGTCGGTGGCGAACTACGAACGAGTCGCCGGGTTGACCCCGGTGCCGATGCCGGGCGGCGATCGGGCGACGCGCCACCCCGGTCGGTTGACCGCGGGGCTGCTGTACGCGAACAGGACGGATACGGATGCCGTCGAACGGACGCTCGTTCGACGCGACGTGCCGTTTCCCGGTGGTTTCGAGGAACGTAACCTCGTGTGCCAACAGCTCGCAGCCGGCGTCAACACCCCCGCGACGAGCAGCGCCGGACGCTTCCTCGACGCCGTTAGCGCCCTGCTCGGCGTCTGTAGCGAACGGCGCTACGAGGGCGAACCGGCGATGGAACTCGAGGCGGTCGCGGCCGGCGGAACGGCGATTGACGTCGACGTCCCGTTCGCGCGGGTCGACGATCGACCGGCGGTGGACACGCCGGTGCTCTTCGACGACCTCGTCGAACTGATCGAGGAGGGACGACCTCCAGCGGACGTCGCGGCCACCGCCCAGGCCGCGCTGGCGCGGGGCCTGGCGACCCTCGCCGTCGACGCGGCGAGCAATCGAAATCGGGACGCGGTCGCGCTGACCGGGGGCGTCGCGTACAACGATCGTATCGCGACGCGGATCCGCGAGCGGGTCACCGAGGCGGGGCTCGCGTTTCTCGGCAACGAGCGCGTCCCGCCAGGCGACGGCGGGATCGCCTACGGACAGGTCGCGGTAGCCACTGCCCGGGCATCTCAGGAGTGA
- the hypE gene encoding hydrogenase expression/formation protein HypE — translation MSDVTDPSTDETEGEDERRIELKHGAGGTAMRDLVNETLAANFSDPADALVCLADMDDGAVVPIGDANLVVTTDTHVIDPPFFPGGDIGRLAVSGTVNDLAVMGATDVRGLTSAVVVEANYPVANLERIADSMAATCAEADAPVVTGDTKVMGNGELDGVIVNTAGVGIAEHVTPDAGLSPNDVVIVTDSVGEHGISLLAEREGIEFGSDLESDVKPLNGLLAAALETAGEGVTAMKDPTRMGLAGALNELARKSGVGIEIREERVPVTSDVKGTGEMLGLDPFQIANEGVAVLGVAPTAAEDVLTALRDHPKGTNAAAIGKAIDDHRGRVVLDTGIGNRYLREPASEPAPRIC, via the coding sequence ATGAGCGATGTCACAGACCCGTCGACAGACGAGACCGAAGGCGAGGATGAGCGGCGAATCGAACTGAAACACGGGGCTGGCGGAACGGCGATGCGGGATCTAGTGAACGAGACGCTCGCAGCGAATTTTTCGGACCCCGCTGACGCGCTCGTCTGCCTCGCCGACATGGACGACGGCGCCGTCGTGCCAATCGGCGATGCGAACCTCGTAGTGACGACCGACACCCACGTGATCGATCCGCCGTTCTTCCCCGGCGGCGACATCGGTCGCCTCGCCGTCTCCGGTACCGTCAACGACCTCGCAGTGATGGGCGCGACGGACGTCCGGGGGCTAACGAGTGCGGTCGTTGTCGAGGCGAACTACCCGGTCGCGAATCTCGAGCGGATCGCCGACTCGATGGCGGCGACCTGCGCGGAGGCAGACGCGCCGGTCGTCACCGGCGACACCAAAGTGATGGGGAACGGGGAACTCGACGGTGTAATCGTCAATACGGCCGGCGTCGGCATCGCTGAACACGTCACACCCGACGCCGGCCTCTCCCCGAACGACGTCGTCATCGTCACCGATTCCGTCGGCGAACACGGTATCTCGCTGCTCGCCGAACGCGAGGGGATCGAGTTCGGAAGCGACCTCGAGTCGGACGTGAAACCGCTCAACGGACTGCTCGCCGCCGCCCTTGAGACGGCCGGAGAGGGCGTGACCGCGATGAAGGATCCGACCCGGATGGGACTGGCAGGGGCGCTCAACGAGCTGGCCAGGAAGAGCGGCGTCGGGATCGAGATCCGCGAGGAGCGCGTCCCGGTCACCAGCGACGTGAAGGGCACCGGCGAGATGCTCGGCCTCGATCCCTTCCAGATCGCCAACGAAGGCGTAGCCGTGCTCGGCGTCGCCCCGACGGCGGCCGAGGACGTCCTCACCGCACTACGTGACCACCCGAAGGGAACGAACGCAGCAGCGATCGGGAAGGCCATCGACGACCACCGCGGCAGAGTAGTTCTCGACACCGGAATCGGTAACCGCTACCTCCGCGAGCCCGCGAGCGAGCCCGCGCCGCGGATCTGCTAG
- a CDS encoding S1C family serine protease produces the protein MSAPTTFKQLYRETIPSIASVYVDSHHRRPGGTGSGFVYDTEHVITNQHVVGGAGEVDLRFNDDSWGSDRVIGTDAHTDLAVIRTDDLPADADPLSIADRTPTPGEPVAALGNPMGLDGTITTGIVSGVNRSSPTDNGFTIPDTVQTDAPINPGNSGGPLVTLDSEVVGVNRAKAGENIGFAISAAVVARVVPELVTHGRFRHPYLRIRTVDVSPTVAEANDLANPRGVLVVGAPLGPASAALRECRGVRRIRGREVPVGGDVIVGIDGHEIDSHEELQRYLLTETRPGQTIEIEVLREGRETTEEIALAERPSRTTDPAETRVRIE, from the coding sequence ATGAGTGCTCCTACCACGTTCAAACAGCTGTATCGCGAAACGATCCCGTCGATAGCGTCGGTATATGTCGATTCGCATCACCGCCGACCGGGCGGAACGGGATCTGGATTCGTCTACGATACCGAACACGTGATCACGAACCAGCACGTCGTCGGCGGCGCCGGAGAGGTCGATCTCCGGTTTAACGACGATTCGTGGGGTTCGGATCGAGTTATCGGCACTGACGCCCACACGGACCTCGCGGTAATTCGGACCGACGACCTGCCGGCGGATGCAGACCCGTTGTCGATCGCAGACCGGACCCCGACGCCTGGCGAGCCAGTCGCGGCGCTTGGAAACCCGATGGGGTTGGACGGAACGATCACAACGGGAATCGTCAGCGGCGTGAATCGGTCGTCACCGACGGACAATGGATTCACCATTCCGGACACCGTCCAGACCGATGCGCCGATCAATCCCGGCAATAGCGGCGGCCCGCTCGTCACGCTCGACAGCGAGGTGGTCGGAGTTAACAGGGCGAAGGCCGGAGAGAATATCGGGTTCGCTATTTCCGCCGCGGTCGTCGCCCGAGTCGTTCCGGAACTCGTCACGCACGGTCGATTCAGGCATCCGTACCTGCGGATTCGGACGGTAGACGTCTCCCCCACCGTCGCCGAGGCCAACGACCTGGCGAACCCCCGAGGCGTGCTCGTCGTAGGCGCCCCGCTCGGCCCCGCGAGCGCCGCGTTGCGAGAGTGTCGCGGAGTCCGCCGGATTCGCGGCCGCGAAGTCCCCGTCGGCGGCGACGTAATCGTGGGCATCGACGGCCACGAGATCGACTCCCACGAGGAACTACAACGCTATCTGCTGACCGAAACGCGTCCCGGGCAGACGATCGAGATCGAGGTGCTCCGAGAGGGACGAGAAACGACCGAGGAGATCGCGCTCGCCGAACGTCCCAGCCGCACTACCGACCCGGCCGAAACCCGCGTTCGGATCGAGTGA
- a CDS encoding HypC/HybG/HupF family hydrogenase formation chaperone, translating to MCLGVPGEVKSVDGLRAIVDFWGVQKEVRLDTVDAPVEPGDHILNHVGFAIRRIPDDEIDETMALYESFMDGDPDDMLHEDVADELEAGGTVPPNAVDGTLAAGTAETTGTADDAEPADADDAEDLLEELDIDV from the coding sequence ATGTGTCTCGGAGTACCTGGCGAAGTGAAATCGGTCGATGGGTTGCGGGCGATCGTCGACTTCTGGGGGGTACAGAAGGAAGTGCGGCTCGACACGGTCGACGCGCCCGTCGAGCCGGGGGATCACATCCTGAACCACGTCGGGTTCGCTATCCGCCGGATCCCGGATGACGAGATCGACGAGACGATGGCGCTGTACGAGTCGTTCATGGATGGTGATCCCGACGATATGCTGCACGAGGATGTCGCCGACGAACTCGAAGCCGGCGGCACAGTGCCGCCGAACGCAGTCGACGGAACACTCGCCGCTGGCACGGCAGAGACCACCGGTACAGCGGACGACGCGGAACCGGCCGACGCGGACGACGCCGAAGACCTCCTCGAGGAGTTGGATATCGATGTCTGA
- a CDS encoding ICP22 family protein: MTIRTLASVIGAAATSGRRSSSLNGIRKKPVRGPSRQRPACVESTPPKRAPQISMGSTRTTCFESSRFRGQVAAITEYVLFGIAIDSIVRNSAALGFMRVPVGLSVMCLWTRLQRIAGRSCGGNTVAAEAQSHTDRLRTDGGERRDRDESADEEGKGKNATETDEDAADVNGTAEADTGIETEVDASNVDVAEPGEAEPAEPRWERIDPDDIPEFEIHADQPVGVDGSTDDADGNDRDATTTNDQATDPTAGRPNTARSPGQSRIKQGGTEGYIVALEICARLPDDVRLPDEAADLVPVAVEAELEEDIRAFAAAEFETARPSVETLSFDEADDEIWMRLRLGISPDAFADLDPDEIREHALQRLEGLF; the protein is encoded by the coding sequence ATGACGATCCGGACGCTCGCGAGTGTCATCGGCGCGGCTGCGACGAGCGGGCGGCGTTCGTCGTCCTTGAACGGTATCAGGAAGAAACCGGTAAGGGGGCCGTCGAGGCAGAGGCCCGCCTGTGTCGAAAGCACACCGCCGAAGAGAGCCCCGCAAATCTCGATGGGGTCTACGCGGACTACGTGTTTCGAGTCGAGCCGCTTCCGGGGACAGGTAGCAGCAATAACTGAATACGTACTATTTGGCATAGCTATCGACAGTATCGTGAGAAACAGCGCCGCTCTCGGTTTTATGCGTGTTCCCGTCGGATTATCGGTCATGTGTCTCTGGACGCGGCTGCAGCGGATCGCGGGCCGGTCGTGCGGAGGGAACACAGTCGCCGCCGAAGCGCAGTCGCACACCGACCGACTCCGAACCGACGGGGGCGAGCGGCGTGATCGTGACGAGAGCGCGGACGAAGAGGGGAAGGGGAAAAACGCGACCGAGACGGACGAAGACGCGGCGGACGTGAACGGAACGGCTGAAGCGGATACCGGCATAGAGACCGAAGTCGACGCGTCGAACGTCGACGTCGCGGAACCGGGCGAGGCAGAGCCTGCAGAGCCGAGATGGGAGCGAATCGATCCGGACGACATTCCCGAGTTCGAGATACACGCAGACCAGCCGGTGGGCGTCGACGGATCGACGGACGACGCGGACGGGAACGATCGGGACGCCACGACGACGAACGACCAGGCGACCGATCCGACGGCGGGCCGACCGAACACGGCGCGAAGTCCCGGTCAGTCCCGTATCAAACAGGGAGGTACCGAGGGCTATATCGTCGCGCTCGAGATCTGCGCGCGGCTCCCCGACGACGTTCGACTCCCCGATGAGGCGGCAGACCTCGTCCCGGTGGCCGTCGAGGCCGAACTCGAGGAGGACATTCGGGCCTTCGCCGCCGCCGAGTTCGAAACGGCGAGGCCTTCAGTCGAGACGCTGTCGTTCGACGAAGCCGACGACGAGATCTGGATGCGCCTCCGGCTCGGAATTTCGCCCGACGCGTTCGCCGACCTCGATCCGGACGAGATCCGCGAGCACGCGCTCCAGCGTCTCGAGGGGCTCTTCTAG